In one Mucilaginibacter ginsenosidivorax genomic region, the following are encoded:
- a CDS encoding type I restriction enzyme HsdR N-terminal domain-containing protein, translating into MLNLHPLNLPPYPFKISDDNGQLSLFDEIRKKNIVLTPEEWVRQHFVQYLIRQKGYPRSLIRLEGGLKLNGLQKRTDIVVFDSSGQRILIVECKAPSVSIDQKTFDQVARYNMVHKVSLLAVSNGLQHYYCTINHEQKKYQFIEELPVYSKPG; encoded by the coding sequence ATTTTGAATTTACATCCCCTCAATCTCCCCCCCTATCCTTTTAAAATAAGCGACGATAACGGGCAGTTGAGCTTGTTTGACGAAATCCGTAAAAAAAACATCGTGCTTACACCCGAAGAGTGGGTACGGCAGCACTTTGTACAATACCTTATCAGGCAAAAAGGATATCCACGGTCACTCATCCGGCTGGAGGGAGGGCTAAAGCTTAACGGATTGCAAAAACGTACCGATATAGTGGTATTTGACAGCAGCGGGCAACGGATTTTGATTGTAGAATGTAAAGCGCCATCTGTTAGCATCGATCAAAAAACTTTCGACCAGGTAGCCAGGTATAATATGGTGCACAAAGTATCGTTATTGGCGGTAAGTAATGGCCTGCAGCACTATTATTGCACAATCAATCACGAACAAAAAAAGTATCAGTTTATTGAAGAACTGCCGGTTTACAGCAAGCCTGGTTAA
- a CDS encoding ATP-binding protein, whose amino-acid sequence MSKGVSFFNFSIFSILSKEQSFLDQARIRLLYFGFPLVFIALGAVFMSVYFQGQTMLAYTAGVLMVCVAALFKFLTYRPQWRLISHLLLSAGTIVNTSIVYITLQSVNIITVQVIILVIVFSYYMLGQTGGLVYSLLNTVPVLIFMIIEFTKGYVIGIKPDRIDQSTIIITLFANFILLIFIHSHFYTAFLKNIKQLKESGEHQVALNAQLEKAINKAEKSTQAKSEFLSTMSHEIRTPLNAVIGMSNLLMMGNPRADQKENLEILKFSANNLLAVVNDVLDFNKIESGKVVFENIRFNLVELMNNICGAQIIKAEEKGLLFKLDVDSTLNNKIIFGDPTRITQIIYNLVSNAIKFTATGNVWVKVTCFEDRHDRVTVKFSIKDTGIGIEEHNLTSIFEPFTQESLTTTRQYGGTGLGLAIVKRLLDLQGLHMHISSKPGAGSEFSFNMEFPVSTEMAIEKAITPLVQAQEKDDVISGIRVLIAEDNIVNVMLMKKLLSKWNITPTIAENGLRAVELMQYGNFDIILMDLQMPVMNGLDATMEIRKMADPKKSLIPIIALTASALLDIKEKIFEAGMNDYVSKPFKPDELLEKMQMLVRAA is encoded by the coding sequence ATGAGTAAAGGAGTAAGCTTTTTCAACTTTTCAATTTTCAGCATTTTATCAAAGGAGCAGTCGTTTCTTGATCAGGCGCGTATCAGGCTGCTTTATTTTGGGTTTCCTTTGGTGTTTATCGCCTTAGGGGCCGTTTTTATGAGTGTTTATTTCCAGGGGCAAACTATGCTGGCTTATACAGCCGGCGTATTAATGGTTTGTGTTGCCGCGCTGTTTAAATTTTTAACATACCGGCCTCAGTGGCGTTTAATATCTCATTTACTGCTTAGTGCGGGCACTATTGTTAACACCAGCATAGTTTATATCACTTTACAATCGGTAAATATAATTACCGTTCAGGTAATTATATTGGTTATCGTGTTTAGCTACTATATGCTTGGGCAAACAGGGGGGCTGGTATATTCTTTATTGAACACGGTGCCCGTATTAATTTTCATGATTATTGAATTTACAAAGGGGTACGTTATCGGTATTAAGCCAGACAGGATAGATCAATCAACTATTATTATTACCCTTTTTGCCAACTTTATCCTGTTGATATTTATTCACAGCCATTTTTATACTGCGTTTTTAAAAAACATAAAACAGCTGAAAGAAAGTGGCGAACACCAGGTTGCACTAAACGCCCAGCTTGAAAAAGCAATAAACAAAGCCGAAAAATCAACCCAGGCCAAATCGGAGTTTTTATCAACCATGTCGCACGAGATCCGTACGCCGTTAAACGCGGTAATTGGCATGAGCAACCTGCTCATGATGGGCAACCCGAGGGCCGATCAAAAAGAAAACCTGGAGATCCTGAAATTTTCGGCCAATAATCTTTTAGCTGTGGTAAATGATGTGCTTGATTTCAATAAGATAGAATCGGGCAAGGTTGTTTTTGAAAACATCAGGTTTAACCTGGTTGAGCTGATGAATAATATTTGCGGCGCACAAATAATTAAGGCCGAAGAAAAAGGACTGTTATTTAAGCTGGATGTGGATAGCACGTTGAACAATAAGATAATTTTTGGCGATCCAACCCGTATCACCCAGATTATTTATAACCTGGTAAGCAATGCTATAAAATTTACAGCAACCGGCAATGTATGGGTTAAAGTTACCTGTTTTGAGGACCGGCATGATAGGGTTACGGTTAAATTTTCGATAAAGGATACCGGTATTGGTATCGAGGAGCACAATCTTACCAGTATTTTTGAACCGTTTACCCAGGAATCATTAACAACAACCCGCCAGTACGGTGGCACAGGGCTGGGTTTGGCCATTGTGAAACGATTACTTGATTTGCAGGGCCTGCATATGCACATATCCAGTAAGCCGGGCGCCGGTTCGGAGTTTTCATTTAATATGGAGTTCCCGGTATCAACAGAAATGGCTATTGAAAAAGCGATAACTCCGTTGGTACAGGCGCAGGAAAAAGATGATGTAATATCAGGTATCCGCGTGCTTATTGCCGAAGATAACATCGTGAATGTTATGCTGATGAAAAAGCTGTTATCTAAATGGAACATAACGCCTACCATTGCCGAAAATGGCTTACGCGCGGTTGAATTAATGCAATACGGCAACTTTGATATTATATTGATGGATTTGCAGATGCCGGTAATGAATGGCCTTGATGCCACCATGGAAATAAGGAAAATGGCCGATCCAAAAAAATCGCTTATCCCTATTATCGCCCTTACGGCTTCGGCGTTGCTGGATATTAAAGAGAAAATTTTTGAGGCAGGTATGAATGATTATGTTTCAAAACCATTTAAGCCCGATGAGTTGCTGGAAAAAATGCAGATGCTGGTACGCGCGGCTTAA
- a CDS encoding valine--tRNA ligase, which yields MSIAKTYLPKETEDKWYSYWLKHDFFKSVPDEREPYTIVIPPPNVTGVLHMGHMLNNTIQDVLVRRARMKGKNACWVPGTDHASIATEAKVVAMLKERGISKTDLTRPEFLTYAWEWKEKYGGIILDQLKKLGASCDWDRTKFTMDPEMSEAVIDTFIHLYKKGLIYRGVRMVNWDPQGKTAVSDEEVIRKEVNQKLYYIKYEVVSELVSKTAHHVATPTNYLTIATTRPETIMADAAICINPNDERYTYLHGKSVYIPLIQRIIPVILDEYVTMDFGTGCLKVTPAHDLNDYELGIKHNLPVIDILDDDGKLNEKAQILVGEDRFIARKKIAVLLEEAGALAKVEDYKSQIGFSERTDAVIEPKLSMQWFCKMGEMAKPALDYVLNGEIKLIPEKFINTYRHWMENVRDWNISRQLWWGQQIPAWYLPNGEFVIAKNVDEALTEAKLKTQNPQLTTDDLRQDPDVVDTWFSSWLWPISVFDGFKDPNNADINYYYPTNDLVTAPEILFFWVARMIMAGHEFRGELPFKNVYLTGIVRDKLGRKMSKSLGNSPDPLDLIEQYGADGVRVGMLLCSPAGNDLMFDVSYCEQGRNFANKIWNAFKLIKGWEVDDSLENPNEIAIEWFGSRFNQALGEIEDNFGQYRLSEALMATYKLVWDDFCAWYLEMIKPAYQQPIDKITYAATVQYFENILKVLHPFMPFLTEELWHDEIFGERAEMDCCIVAQLPNIGEINAQLLGEVEIIKTVLTQIRYIRNKNEISPKEALELSYKSNSGINYNQYEAIIAKLGNISRFAMVADKVSGAVNFIASTDEFFIPLSQNLDPVAECARLAKEKDYLLGFLKSVNAKLGNERFMANAKPEIIEIEQRKKADAEAKLAIIEQNIIDLAC from the coding sequence AAGCACGATTTTTTTAAATCGGTGCCCGATGAGCGTGAACCTTACACAATAGTAATTCCGCCGCCAAATGTTACCGGGGTTTTGCATATGGGGCATATGTTAAACAATACCATACAGGATGTATTGGTACGCCGCGCCCGCATGAAGGGCAAAAATGCCTGTTGGGTACCGGGTACCGATCATGCCAGTATTGCTACCGAGGCCAAAGTAGTGGCCATGCTTAAAGAGCGCGGCATCAGCAAAACCGACCTTACCCGCCCCGAGTTTTTAACTTACGCCTGGGAGTGGAAAGAAAAATATGGCGGCATCATTCTCGATCAGCTTAAAAAATTAGGCGCGTCATGCGATTGGGACCGTACCAAATTTACCATGGACCCCGAAATGTCTGAAGCGGTAATTGATACCTTTATCCACCTGTACAAAAAAGGCCTGATATATCGTGGCGTACGCATGGTAAACTGGGACCCGCAAGGGAAAACGGCTGTAAGCGATGAGGAAGTTATCAGGAAAGAAGTAAATCAAAAACTATATTATATTAAGTATGAAGTAGTTTCGGAATTGGTTAGCAAGACTGCGCATCACGTTGCAACTCCTACTAACTATTTGACTATTGCTACGACTCGTCCGGAAACTATAATGGCCGATGCTGCTATTTGTATTAATCCAAATGATGAGAGATACACTTATCTCCACGGGAAAAGTGTTTATATACCTTTGATTCAAAGGATTATTCCGGTAATACTGGATGAGTACGTTACCATGGATTTTGGTACCGGCTGTTTAAAGGTTACCCCGGCACATGATTTGAATGATTATGAGCTGGGTATAAAACATAATCTGCCCGTTATTGACATACTGGACGATGATGGCAAGCTAAACGAAAAAGCGCAGATACTGGTAGGTGAAGATCGTTTTATCGCCCGTAAAAAAATTGCCGTTTTATTGGAGGAAGCAGGCGCTTTAGCTAAGGTGGAGGACTATAAATCGCAAATTGGTTTTAGTGAGCGTACTGATGCTGTTATTGAGCCAAAATTATCGATGCAATGGTTTTGCAAAATGGGCGAGATGGCTAAACCGGCGTTGGATTATGTATTGAATGGCGAAATAAAACTTATTCCCGAGAAATTCATTAACACGTACCGTCATTGGATGGAAAATGTGAGGGACTGGAATATCAGCCGCCAGTTATGGTGGGGGCAGCAAATCCCGGCGTGGTACCTTCCAAACGGTGAATTTGTTATCGCCAAAAATGTTGACGAAGCGTTAACCGAAGCAAAACTCAAAACTCAAAACCCACAACTCACTACCGACGACTTACGGCAGGATCCCGATGTTGTTGACACCTGGTTTTCATCATGGTTGTGGCCAATATCTGTTTTTGACGGTTTTAAAGATCCAAACAATGCCGATATTAATTATTACTACCCAACTAATGACCTGGTAACCGCACCCGAGATCCTGTTTTTTTGGGTAGCCAGGATGATTATGGCCGGACACGAATTCAGGGGAGAGTTGCCATTTAAAAACGTTTACCTTACCGGTATAGTACGGGATAAGCTGGGGCGCAAAATGTCCAAATCATTGGGTAACTCACCCGATCCGCTTGATCTGATCGAGCAATATGGCGCTGATGGCGTACGTGTGGGTATGCTGCTTTGTTCGCCTGCCGGTAACGATTTAATGTTTGATGTAAGCTACTGCGAACAGGGCCGTAATTTTGCCAACAAAATATGGAATGCCTTTAAGCTGATTAAAGGCTGGGAGGTTGATGACAGCCTTGAAAACCCTAATGAGATAGCCATTGAATGGTTTGGCAGCCGTTTTAACCAGGCCCTGGGCGAGATTGAAGATAACTTTGGCCAATACCGTTTATCAGAAGCGCTGATGGCTACCTACAAACTGGTTTGGGACGATTTCTGCGCCTGGTACCTGGAGATGATTAAACCCGCCTATCAGCAGCCTATTGATAAAATTACCTATGCCGCTACTGTTCAGTATTTTGAAAATATATTGAAAGTGCTGCACCCCTTTATGCCATTCCTCACCGAAGAATTATGGCATGACGAAATATTTGGAGAACGCGCCGAAATGGACTGTTGCATTGTTGCTCAATTGCCAAATATTGGGGAAATAAATGCACAGTTGCTTGGGGAAGTGGAGATTATAAAAACGGTTCTTACGCAAATCAGGTACATTCGTAATAAAAATGAAATTTCGCCTAAAGAGGCGCTTGAGCTTTCGTATAAATCAAACTCCGGGATAAATTATAATCAGTATGAGGCTATAATAGCTAAATTGGGTAATATAAGCCGGTTTGCTATGGTTGCCGATAAAGTTTCAGGTGCAGTTAATTTTATTGCTTCAACCGATGAGTTTTTTATTCCGCTAAGTCAAAATCTTGATCCGGTTGCCGAGTGCGCAAGGCTTGCCAAAGAGAAAGATTATCTTTTGGGCTTCTTAAAATCTGTTAACGCCAAGTTGGGCAACGAACGTTTTATGGCCAATGCCAAGCCCGAAATTATTGAAATTGAGCAACGCAAAAAAGCCGATGCCGAAGCAAAATTAGCCATCATCGAACAAAATATAATTGATTTGGCTTGCTAA